One genomic segment of Styela clava chromosome 3, kaStyClav1.hap1.2, whole genome shotgun sequence includes these proteins:
- the LOC120342536 gene encoding uncharacterized protein LOC120342536, whose translation MLNVVFRLSVIFYLIVFSKSHSIENSDLCQNLNTFCSSAKQQCGSSSTDSHFNRVVGVPGKRGPKGSSGPNGPIGPQGPPGVVDYETIQGLIDSRLSVLNEMEERIDFMNKSIIKLSEFHEKVSVEDCDVYYRGKCFKIPEDLHNSQDVDFAQAEQMCRNIGWKLANIYSLEHYQSVAAYLRTKIPSSNFATVWLGMTRNQQTQTVYLSDGTVAPPLPWYPSYPSSASTRTKMNIDINSNEKSLSQGMVNYSSTGGRRGALCQI comes from the exons ATGCTGAACGTTGTATTCCGTTTGTCAGTAATTTTCTACCTGATTGTGTTTTCAAAGTCACATTCAATCGAAAATTCTGATCTTTGTCAGAATTTAAATACCTTTTGCTCTTCGGCAAAGCAACAGTGTGGAAGTTCATCAACAGATTCGCATTTTAATCGTGTTGTCGGAGTGCCAGGAAAAAGAGGTCCGAAGGGTTCTAGTGGTCCTAATGGCCCTATTGGCCCGCAAGGCCCCCCGGGTGTTGTTGATTACGAAACAATACAAGGACTAATTGATTCGAGATTATCTG TTCTCAATGAAATGGAAGAACGAATTGATTTTATGAATAAATCCATTATAAAGTTATCTGAATTTCATGAAAAAGTGTCAGTGGAGG attgtgaTGTCTATTATAGAGGAAAATGTTTCAAGATTCCGGAAGATTTGCACAATAGTCAAGATGTAGATTTCGCTCAAGCTGAACAAATGTGTCGTAATATTGGTTGGAAACttgcaaatatatattcattggaACATTATCAATCTGTGGCAGCTTATCTTCGCACTAAGATTCCTTCCAGCAATTTTGCCACCGTTTGGCTCGGAATGACACGAAATCAACAg ACACAAACTGTATATCTCTCCGACGGTACAGTGGCTCCACCATTACCATGGTATCCTAGTTATCCGAGTTCGGCATCAACAAGAACTAAGATGAATATCGATATAAACTCAAATGAAAAATCTCTGAGTCAGGGAATGGTTAATTATTCATCGACAGGAGGAAGGAGAGGGGCACTTTGTCAGATTTGA